The Ramlibacter sp. PS4R-6 nucleotide sequence TCGCTGGGCATGGTCCTGCAGGGCGAGCGCGGCACCACGCCGGTGACGCTGGAGCACATGGCGTACCACACGCGCTGCGTCGCGCAGGGCAACCGCACCGCCTGGGTCATCGGCGACCTGCCCTTCGGCAGCTACCAGGAGTCGCGCGAGCAGGCGCTGCGCAGCGCCGCCGTCCTCGTTCAGGCCGGCGCGCACATGGTCAAGCTCGAAGGCGGCGGATGGACGGCGGACACCGTGCGCTTCCTCGTCGACCGCGGCATCCCCGTGTGCGCGCACCTCGGGCTCACACCGCAGTCGGTGCATGCGCTGGGCGGCTGGCGCGTGCAGGGCCGCGGCGACGTGGCGGCGGCGCAGCTGCTGGCGCACGCGAAAGAGCTCGCAGATGCGGGCGCCGCGATGCTCGTCCTCGAACTCGTCCCGGCGGCCCTCGCCGCCGAAGTGACGCGCGCGCTGCCCGTCCCCATCATCGGCATCGGCGCGGGGCCCCAGTGCGGCGGCCAGGTGCTGGTGCTGCACGACCTGCTGGGGCTGCACCCCGGCAAGCCGCCGCGCTTCGTGCGCGACTTCAGCGACGGCAGCACGGGCATCGCGCATGCCGTGCGCCGCTACGTCGACGCCGTGAAGAACGGCACCTTTCCCGACCCGCACCTGCACTGCCACTGACCATGCAAGTCGTCCACACCGTCGCCGAACTGCGCGCCACGCTGCAAGCCGCGCGCAAGCCCGCCTTCGTGCCCACCATGGGCAACCTGCACGAGGGCCATCTGGCGCTGGTGCACCGCGCGCGCGAACTCGGCGACGTGGCCGTCGCCAGCATCTTCGTCAACCGCCTGCAGTTCCTGCCGCACGAGGACTTCGACAGCTACCCGCGCACGTTCGAGGGCGATTGCGCGAAGCTGCGCACGGCCGGCTGCGACATCGTCTTCGCGCCGGGCGAGCGCGAGCTTTACCCCGAGCCGCAAACCTACAAGGTGCAGCCGCCGGCGCCCATCGGTGACATCCTCGAAGGCGAGTTCCGCCCCGGCTTCTTCACCGGCGTGTGCACGGTGGTGATGAAGCTGTTCGCCTGCGTGCAGCCGCGCGTCGCCGTGTTC carries:
- the panB gene encoding 3-methyl-2-oxobutanoate hydroxymethyltransferase codes for the protein MSERKPVTLHRLREMHAAGEKVAMLTCYDATFARVLDEAGVDCLLVGDSLGMVLQGERGTTPVTLEHMAYHTRCVAQGNRTAWVIGDLPFGSYQESREQALRSAAVLVQAGAHMVKLEGGGWTADTVRFLVDRGIPVCAHLGLTPQSVHALGGWRVQGRGDVAAAQLLAHAKELADAGAAMLVLELVPAALAAEVTRALPVPIIGIGAGPQCGGQVLVLHDLLGLHPGKPPRFVRDFSDGSTGIAHAVRRYVDAVKNGTFPDPHLHCH
- the panC gene encoding pantoate--beta-alanine ligase → MQVVHTVAELRATLQAARKPAFVPTMGNLHEGHLALVHRARELGDVAVASIFVNRLQFLPHEDFDSYPRTFEGDCAKLRTAGCDIVFAPGERELYPEPQTYKVQPPAPIGDILEGEFRPGFFTGVCTVVMKLFACVQPRVAVFGKKDYQQLMVIRGMVRQFALPIEIVAGETQRAGDGLALSSRNGYLSAGEREEAVQLSLALKALAERVRSGVDRAVAEADATTSLARRGWQPDYLTVRRRADLQAPAEGDTLVALGAARLGTTRLIDNLEF